The following proteins are co-located in the Acropora palmata chromosome 11, jaAcrPala1.3, whole genome shotgun sequence genome:
- the LOC141897688 gene encoding uncharacterized protein LOC141897688, translated as MATKIIPPEGFDFKRPEGWEKWIRRFNRFRIASELHKKSEEIQVNSLIYAMGPSADDVLTTFEFDEGEEAKFDVVKLKFDQYFNVRRNVIYERAKFNQRRQEVEESAEEFITSLYCLAENCAYGALKEEMIRDRIVVGVRDAKLSEKMQLETALTLAMAVKMVRECESIKKQQAVVRTDKMPQSVNVDAVKTAKQKKFRKKQTSKPQASTGQSQKSAKPYCQRCGKPSHANRLDCKALNAVCHKCSRKGHFANVCKTPLNVNEVAAEIDESFAGLFLGEVHGQSDTQSKQWKADVDDNGHKVNFKLDSGADVSAIPEVIFNQMASPLALVKPDKKLYGPCRTTLNCKGKFKAVLRHEQKCCSEDVYVVEGLERSLLGRNACQRLEMIEVY; from the coding sequence ATGGCGACAAAGATTATTCCTCCGGAAGGATTTGACTTCAAACGACCAGAAGGATGGGAGAAATGGATTAGAAGATTTAACCGCTTTAGAATTGCGTCGGaattacataagaaaagcgaGGAAATACAGGTAAACTCGTTAATATATGCAATGGGACCTTCGGCTGACGATGTGTTGACGACCTTTGAGTTCGACGAAGGAGAAGAAGCCAAGTTTGACGTTGTCAaacttaaatttgatcaaTATTTCAATGTACGCCGAAATGTCATTTATGAACGAGCTAAATTTAACCAGCGTCGACAGGAAGTCGAAGAATCAGCCGAAGAGTTTATAACGTCTTTGTATTGTTTAGCTGAAAACTGTGCATATGGCGCATTGAAGGAAGAAATGATCCGCGACCGTATCGTTGTGGGAGTGAGAGATGCCAAGTTGAGTGAAAAAATGCAACTTGAGACGGCGTTAACTTTAGCAATGGCAGTTAAAATGGTTCGTGAATGTGAATCGATAAAAAAGCAACAAGCAGTGGTTCGCACGGACAAAATGCCTCAATCAGTGAATGTTGATGCTGTAAAAACcgctaaacaaaagaaatttcgcaAAAAGCAAACATCAAAACCACAGGCGAGTACTGGTCAAAGTCAAAAATCAGCTAAACCTTATTGTCAGAGATGCGGAAAGCCATCCCATGCCAACAGGCTAGACTGCAAAGCTCTCAATGCCGTTTGTCATAAATGTTCTCGCAAGGGACATTTTGCTAATGTTTGCAAGACACCCTTAAATGTTAATGAAGTAGCTGCTGAGATTGATGAGTCATTTGCTGGCCTATTTCTTGGTGAAGTCCATGGACAGAGTGATACACAGAGTAAGCAGTGGAAAGCAGACGTGGATGATAATGGCCACAAAGTAAATTTCAAGCTCGATAGTGGAGCTGATGTTTCTGCAATTCCggaagttattttcaaccaaaTGGCTTCTCCGTTAGCCCTTGTCAAACCGGACAAGAAGCTCTATGGTCCCTGTAGGACAACACTCAACTGTAAAGGCAAGTTCAAGGCCGTGCTACGACATGAGCAGAAATGCTGTTCAGAAGACGTGTATGTGGTAGAGGGATTGGAGAGGTCACTACTCGGAAGAAATGCATGCCAACGACTTGAAATGATTGAAGTCTACTAA
- the LOC141897347 gene encoding bifunctional arginine demethylase and lysyl-hydroxylase PSR-like, with protein MEFFPVTKNPLKEITGSCTLVKMSGSNRIEELATLFSDLREKSLQSGETVESIRSAFLREVKDYSASRARSKKFWVYFILPVLIAVACYHFEVIELSQLREEPCLINVNEISMEVTRKPSNCSLVCDGLNMIPRVSELSKDEFLMKYAYTGRPVVVTDAAKNWSATERFNFTFFKQLFEKNENAYQVNEDECQFFPYRTEFVSLKEAMNMSKERSEWKGKPWYFGWSNCDPTIREELRHHYEIPYFLPNQSETSDQDWIFMGGPGPGAQIHIDSVERPSWQAQLSGQKVWTLIPPPECEHVCHAMTTVINKGEIIIVDTNQWYHSTKVLPGDLSITIGAEYD; from the exons ATGGAATTTTTTCCAGTTACAAAAAATCCACTTAAAGAGATCACTGGTTCATGCACTTTGGTGAAAATGTCTGGATCAAATCGGATTGAGGAGTTAGCGACACTGTTCTCGGATCTAAGAGAAAAATCGCTCCAAAGCGGCGAAACTGTAGAGAGCATTCGAAGTGCGTTTCTACGCGAAGTTAAAGACTATTCTGCCTCAAGAGCAAGGTCGAAAAAGTTCTGggtatattttattttacccgTCCTTATAGCTGTGGCTTGTTATCACTTTGAGGTCATTGAGCTGTCGCAACTCAGAGAAGAACCTTGTTTGATAAACGTCAATGAGATTTCCATGGAAGTAACGCGAAAGCCATCAAATTGCTCTCTTGTGTGCGATGGATTAAATATGATTCCACGGGTCTCTGAATTGTCGAAAGATGAATTTCTTATGAAATATGCCTACACGGGAAGACCAGTAGTAGTTACTGACGCTGCAAAGAACTGGTCAGCCACTGAACGTTTTAATTTCACGTTTTTCAAGCAACTTTTTGAGAAGAACGAAAACGCATACCAGGTTAATGAGGACGAGTGTCAGTTCTTTCCTTACAGAACAGAGTTCGTTTCCTTAAAAGAGGCCATGAACATGTCAAAAGAAAGATCAGAATGGAAAGGGAAACCATGGTACTTTGGCTG GAGCAACTGTGACCCAACTATTAGAGAAGAACTCCGCCATCATTATGAGATTCCCTACTTTTTGCCAAACCAATCAGAGACAAGCGATCAAGACTGGATCTTTATGGGAGGGCCTGGACCTGGTGCACAGATACAT ATTGATAGTGTTGAACGCCCATCGTGGCAGGCACAGCTGTCAGGACAAAAGGTGTGGACTCTCATTCCTCCTCCAGAGTGTGAGCATGTCTGTCATGCCATGACAACAGTAATTAACAAGGGTGAAATCA TTATTGTGGACACAAATCAGTGGTATCATTCCACAAAGGTTTTACCAGGGGATCTCAGCATCACAATAGGAGCAGAATATGATTAG
- the LOC141897791 gene encoding bifunctional arginine demethylase and lysyl-hydroxylase JMJD6-like has protein sequence MKFQTSKKVDELVGLFSDLREKSIKSGEKVENIRWEFLREVYSIPQPWKTGDSFNRNKIVWFIALPTLVIVLGFFLMDSDLDFSAPCLINTETLLLNDITRKPSDCSLMCEGVEEVPRISNLSKEDFIATYAYSARPLIITDAAKNWSAVGKFSFRFFKHLYAKNKEAAEENPDLGCIFFPYGSGFNSLREALKMSQKRAEWRGKPWYIGWSNCDPIVRDELRKYYSKPGFIPDDAETGDQDWIFMGGPGPGAPIHLDMVQRPSWQAQLSGQKIWTLVPPPECEHVCRSLQVTVTKGDIIVLDTNQWFHSTKVVPTGELSITIGAEYD, from the exons ATGAAGTTTCAAACTTCGAAAAAAGTCGACGAATTGGTCGGCTTATTTTCGGATCTAAGGGAGAAATCTATAAAATCTGGCGAGAAAGTCGAGAATATCCGAtgggaatttttaagagaaGTATACTCCATTCCTCAACCATGGAAAACTGGCGACAGTTTCAACAGAAACAAGATTGTTTGGTTCATAGCATTGCCCACTCTGGTCATAGTTCTCGGTTTCTTCCTGATGGATTCAGATCTAGATTTTTCAGCGCCGTGTTTAATCAACACAGAAACACTTCTTCTAAATGATATCACACGAAAACCCAGCGACTGTTCGCTGATGTGTGAAGGAGTAGAGGAAGTGCCCCGAATTTCGAATCTTTCCAAGGAAGACTTTATTGCTACATACGCTTACAGTGCCCGCCCTCTGATCATCACGGACGCTGCAAAGAATTGGTCAGCTGTTGGCAAGTTCAGTTTTCGGTTTTTCAAGCATCTTTATGCCAAGAACAAAGAAGCTGCCGAGGAGAATCCCGACCTTGGCTGTATATTCTTTCCTTACGGGTCTGGTTTTAATTCCTTGAGAGAAGCATTGAAGATGTCACAGAAAAGAGCTGAGTGGAGAGGAAAGCCTTGGTATATCGGCTG GAGTAACTGCGATCCCATAGTTCGTGACGAGTTGCGGAAATACTACTCTAAACCTGGTTTCATACCTGACGATGCCGAAACAGGAGATCAAGATTGGATATTTATGGGAGGGCCTGGGCCTGGTGCACCGATTCAC CTCGATATGGTACAACGTCCATCATGGCAGGCACAGTTATCAGGTCAGAAGATTTGGACTCTAGTTCCTCCTCCGGAGTGTGAGCATGTTTGTCGATCACTTCAAGTAACAGTCACCAAGGGAGACATAA ttgttctgGATACCAACCAATGGTTTCATTCCACCAAGGTCGTACCGACTGGAGAGCTTAGCATTACCATTGGGGCAGAATACGATTAA